One part of the Schistocerca piceifrons isolate TAMUIC-IGC-003096 chromosome 2, iqSchPice1.1, whole genome shotgun sequence genome encodes these proteins:
- the LOC124777923 gene encoding hemolymph lipopolysaccharide-binding protein-like: MVWECFWQLPAAFLIMAPPRVPLADNSVCSSASGVSLWASSFRNLTGHWITKAALTRKRRRDISELRFVQRPPRYGIDISSQNCGDVEKLTTVFTVVEPPARVGADYKFFPNVGYYKLHTDKMNWENARRTCAKEGAHLAIVNSEAEENAIRKVMRAHSTEKFIAFIGFHDMFKEGEYLTVLGQPLISSGHVNWKKGEPDNLKLPDSPEGQDCGAIFNDGTISDVRCNIKRLFLCEQSL, translated from the exons ATGGTCTGGGAATGCTTTTGGCAGCTTCCAGCGGCATTTCTCATTATGGCACCGCCTCGAGTACCTCTCGCAGACAACAGTGTGTGTTCCTCTGCAAGCGGTGTTAGCCTCTGGGCGAGCAGCTTCCGCAACCTTACGGGCCACTGGATTACCAAG GCGGCTCTCACCCGCAAAAGAAGACGAGATATCAGCGAGCTGCGGTTTGTGCAAAGGCCGCCGCGTTACGGCATCGACATTTCCAGTCAAAACTGTGGTGACGTCGAAAAGCTGACGACAGTTTTCACTGTTGTAG AACCACCTGCCCGTGTTGGTGCCGACTACAAATTCTTTCCAAATGTTGGATACTACAAGCTGCACACTGACAAAATGAACTGGGAAAATGCTCGGAGAACGTGCGCAAAGGAAGGAGCGCACCTCGCCATCGTGAACTCTGAAGCGGAAGAAAATGCTATACGGAAAGTCATGAGAGCTCACTCGACAGAAAAATTCATTGCTTTCATCGGTTTCCACGACATGTTCAAGGAAGGAGAGTACCTCACGGTCTTGG GTCAACCTTTGATATCGAGTGGCCACGTAAACTGGAAGAAAGGTGAGCCTGATAACTTAAAGTTACCCGATTCTCCAGAAGGCCAGGACTGTGGGGCTATTTTCAACGACGGAACCATCAGCGACGTCAGGTGCAACATAAAGAGGCTATTTCTGTGCGAGCAGAGTCTCTAG